The Bombus affinis isolate iyBomAffi1 chromosome 15, iyBomAffi1.2, whole genome shotgun sequence DNA segment TGAACATTGATGATGTCCAGATTAAATTTCTGTGTGTGTCATAATTGTGAATACGATCAATTAGAAAATATGTACATTTGGTGCAAAAAACGTATTCTTCTCGGTCCATTGACCGATGAATCTTTGGAAAACAAAAATAAGAAGTTTTGAAGAAAGATCGACTTTGTTTAAACAAGCTATGAAAAATTATGTGAGAGCAACAAAATTTTGCTCGTAATTGCCTAATTTTTGTGCGTGATATCAAGGATACCTCACATTTGACAAATTAATGCAGCTGTAATTTTTAACTATGCAAGCTGCAATGCGatttgtattaattttaatCGCAATCTACTGTAAATAAGGAAAAGGACAAAAAATATCAATGCTTTATAAACtttcttggaataaaaaaatgttGCCATACTAATAAGTCCTTGTAAGACTGTTCAATGattaatttatgtatttataaactaAAGATACTTTACTTAAATACTTATTATTCGGCATGGAAGTTGTTTGgaagaatataaaatttaaatatatatttgtctgcattttaattacatttattatttcgtGCCTGATAAGTATCGCACCTATAAGTATTGGTAAgtcttttatatatttaatataacaatGAATTACGAAgtgtttaaataaaattttagatGAATGCAAGTGTGAAATAACTACACAATCAAGTCAATACAGTAATAATAAATGGCAGagtaatgataataaaatttacaaaaaaacTTTACATCGTTTAGCTATACTTGTGCCATTTCGAGATCGCTTTGAAGAATTACTGATATTTGCTCCACATATGAAAAAATTTTTAGataaacaaaatataaattatcaCATATTTGTACTTAATCAGGTACATTCtggttaatttaattattaataaactaaaacatgttatttaaatgtaataataatatcatGTATCTTTATAGGTTGATAGATTTAGATTTAATCGGGCCTCTCTTATAAATGTAGGTTTCCTTGAAATTAACAAAGAGTTTGATTATATAGCTATACATGATGTAGACTTGTTGCCTATAAATGATGAATTATTATATTCTTTCCCTAATAAGAGCCCATACCATATATCTTCCCCAGAGTTACATCCTAGATACCATTATACAACTTTTGTTGGTGGAATATTACTTATTAAAAGGTTCTTATTATAATAGTTATTATTGTATGAAATACTTATAAATTCatgtaaattaaattaacaagaaaaatatttctgCAGAGAACATTTTATACAAGTGAATGGAATGTCTAATAAATATTGGGGATGGGGTCTTGAAGATGACGAATTTTATGTTAGATTGAAAGAAGCTGGATTAAGTGTTTTAAGACCACAAAATATATCTACTGGAACACATAACACATTCAAGTAAGACACTTCGTAACAAGTTTATATATAcactaaatattaatataaataaatgttcaTAAATTAGTGATTGtgttacatttatttattgtagACATATACATGACAGAAACCATAGGAAGCGAGATATGATAAAATGTTATAATCAACGGGAAGTTACTAGAAAACGAGATCGTCAAACTGGCTTAAATAACGtttcttataaaatattaggtATGATTACAATGTCTATTGAAGATACTCCATTAACAGTCCTTAATATTTCTCTAATGTGTGATAAAATGATTACACCTTGGTGCGAATGTGATAAAATACTTGGATCCAAGGATGGAAAatcaaaggaaaaaaagaaagttaataATAACAAGTCTGCCACTGGATTGtaattattctaataaaaattgtgttaaaagaaaaaagaatatatatacacatacgtaTAATCAAGTGTATTTACTATTGTTATATTGTCTTCTACTTTATATTATTCAAATGAGACAAATACAGGGTGATCACTTTCCTAGTTATTGCAGTTGCATGACATTATCGTCGCGGCACGCGACACTGCCTATGAATTAACCAGCGAGAGAATCACCCTATATAATTTCTCAAAATTTATAATCATATTTTTAACATACTACTTATATATTCCCTATGTCATATGTAGCATAAATATCTTCAGCGATGAAGTAATTAGatagcataaaatttgaatatgcagaagtattattatactattatcTTTCTTACATCTTGTGTAGATTTTAGTAATTAAAAGATTTTAATTACTGTTTAATTACCCTGCACCTTCTCTTTTTCAAATAACATAGTTGAATTCATAtacttttaacattttattgATGCACGAATATTGGAGTATTATTACCAATAAATTTAGGAAATCAGAAACAAATTTGTAGCAGATCTGTTTTTCTTATTTTACTACTAAAATATAAATCTTGTCAATAAGAAGCATGAAGTATTGTATATCTCTAAGATAGACCGATAGACCATTATGCAGAAGATTATTTATAAGCAATGATTTAATACTGTAATCAATCACTTAAAATGGTCTTTTATATTacacatataataatatttgtacatatatatttacattt contains these protein-coding regions:
- the LOC126924968 gene encoding beta-1,4-galactosyltransferase 7 translates to MEVVWKNIKFKYIFVCILITFIISCLISIAPISIDECKCEITTQSSQYSNNKWQSNDNKIYKKTLHRLAILVPFRDRFEELLIFAPHMKKFLDKQNINYHIFVLNQVDRFRFNRASLINVGFLEINKEFDYIAIHDVDLLPINDELLYSFPNKSPYHISSPELHPRYHYTTFVGGILLIKREHFIQVNGMSNKYWGWGLEDDEFYVRLKEAGLSVLRPQNISTGTHNTFKHIHDRNHRKRDMIKCYNQREVTRKRDRQTGLNNVSYKILGMITMSIEDTPLTVLNISLMCDKMITPWCECDKILGSKDGKSKEKKKVNNNKSATGL